The following coding sequences lie in one Candidatus Zixiibacteriota bacterium genomic window:
- a CDS encoding efflux RND transporter periplasmic adaptor subunit, whose translation MKKMIVILIVLLILFFVLFRIMVFLKQRNAQTTEVQERIVPVEVEMVKATPYTPILNYTGEVKGVEEIQIYPKASGKLVEMKVKEGDRVKKDQVVALIDRDITGLDFKLAETISPVEGVVGKVYLDKGAQVNEPSGGGGGTPLAQILNLDSVKIIIQVTEEDLPKVRLDQKAKIRVDAYPDRDFYGAITLISPTLNSLARTASTEITIPNPNHLLKPGMFAEVDLATGKTDNLILVPRYTVLTEAGKKKVYVVKNGKAEERMVQTGFSDGGLTYIKSGLSLQDSLVVLGQSQLQPGDKVRIVKGEGR comes from the coding sequence ATGAAAAAAATGATCGTTATTCTAATTGTCCTTTTGATCCTGTTTTTTGTTTTATTCAGGATAATGGTTTTCCTGAAACAGAGGAACGCTCAGACAACAGAGGTTCAGGAAAGGATCGTGCCAGTTGAAGTGGAGATGGTGAAAGCAACTCCTTATACCCCAATCCTTAATTACACTGGTGAAGTCAAGGGAGTAGAAGAGATACAGATTTATCCCAAAGCCTCAGGTAAATTAGTAGAGATGAAAGTCAAAGAGGGGGACAGGGTAAAAAAAGATCAGGTGGTTGCATTAATTGACCGGGATATAACCGGACTGGATTTTAAACTGGCTGAAACGATCTCTCCGGTCGAGGGGGTTGTAGGAAAAGTATACCTGGATAAAGGGGCACAGGTAAACGAACCTTCTGGAGGTGGGGGAGGCACTCCCCTGGCTCAAATATTGAACCTGGATTCAGTCAAGATAATAATCCAGGTAACAGAAGAGGATTTGCCCAAGGTAAGATTAGATCAGAAGGCGAAGATCAGAGTTGATGCTTACCCTGATAGGGACTTCTATGGAGCGATCACCTTGATCAGCCCTACCTTGAACAGCTTAGCCCGTACTGCCAGCACGGAGATAACCATACCCAATCCAAATCATCTCTTAAAACCGGGGATGTTTGCGGAGGTAGACTTAGCCACTGGCAAGACTGATAATTTGATTCTGGTTCCCAGATATACTGTTCTGACCGAAGCCGGGAAGAAAAAAGTCTACGTGGTTAAGAATGGTAAAGCAGAGGAAAGGATGGTCCAGACGGGATTTAGCGACGGGGGTCTGACCTACATAAAAAGCGGTCTTAGCCTTCAGGATAGTTTGGTCGTTTTAGGTCAGAGTCAATTGCAGCCGGGGGATAAGGTGAGGATTGTTAAAGGAGAAGGAAGATAA